The following proteins are co-located in the Arcobacter sp. CECT 8986 genome:
- the luxS gene encoding S-ribosylhomocysteine lyase: MPLLDSFRVDHTIMPAPAVRVAKTMKSPSGDVITVFDLRFCVPNEKMLGEKGIHTLEHLFAGFIRNHLNSDKVEIIDVSPMGCRTGFYMSLLGNPTEQEVATAWRKSMEDVLKVKSQKDIPELNKFQCGTYKMHSLDEAKQIAQDILDNEIGVMSNKELYLPEEKLKELEI, encoded by the coding sequence ATGCCATTATTAGATAGTTTTAGAGTTGACCATACAATTATGCCTGCACCTGCTGTTAGAGTTGCAAAAACAATGAAGTCTCCATCAGGAGATGTTATTACAGTATTTGATTTAAGATTCTGTGTTCCAAATGAAAAAATGCTTGGAGAAAAAGGTATTCACACATTAGAACATCTTTTTGCAGGATTTATTAGAAATCACCTAAATTCAGATAAAGTTGAGATTATTGATGTTTCACCAATGGGATGTAGAACTGGTTTTTATATGAGTTTACTTGGAAACCCAACAGAGCAAGAAGTTGCAACTGCATGGAGAAAATCTATGGAAGATGTACTTAAAGTTAAATCACAAAAAGATATTCCAGAATTAAATAAATTCCAATGTGGTACATATAAAATGCACTCTCTTGATGAAGCAAAACAAATTGCACAAGATATTTTAGATAATGAAATAGGTGTAATGTCAAATAAAGAGTTATACTTACCAGAAGAGAAATTAAAAGAGTTAGAAATATAG
- a CDS encoding phosphate signaling complex PhoU family protein has protein sequence MLKTYEERVEIIRNEIKQIGKIVLEANKISLKALKDHDISLLKDIDLSLKKLVSRSNEIDNMIVATLALYSPEAKDLREMVSYLKITNELVRAGSNSKTFIKTFRKSFSEELDEATILEYAIPLQKAAVNALEITLAMLDEHNEKIIEESFNKVLVEESKTDDLYAMVEKNILKLISNNYELSKDYFNLLSSLRRLEKCADRASSIANLIIFAHIGGELDQ, from the coding sequence ATGCTAAAAACTTACGAAGAGAGAGTAGAGATTATTAGAAATGAGATAAAGCAGATTGGAAAAATTGTTTTAGAAGCAAATAAAATCTCATTAAAAGCTTTAAAAGACCATGATATTTCACTATTAAAAGATATTGATTTATCATTAAAAAAATTAGTATCAAGATCAAATGAAATTGATAATATGATTGTTGCAACACTTGCTTTATATTCGCCAGAAGCAAAAGACTTAAGAGAGATGGTTTCTTATTTAAAGATTACAAACGAATTAGTAAGAGCTGGTTCTAATTCAAAGACTTTTATAAAAACATTTAGAAAGTCTTTTTCAGAAGAGTTAGATGAAGCAACAATTTTAGAATATGCTATTCCTTTACAAAAAGCTGCTGTAAATGCACTTGAAATTACTCTTGCCATGTTAGATGAACACAATGAAAAAATTATAGAAGAGTCATTTAATAAAGTATTAGTAGAAGAGAGTAAAACAGATGATTTATACGCAATGGTAGAAAAAAATATTTTAAAATTAATAAGTAATAACTATGAACTTTCAAAAGACTATTTTAATTTATTAAGTAGTTTAAGAAGATTAGAAAAATGTGCAGATAGAGCATCAAGTATTGCAAATTTAATAATATTTGCTCACATAGGTGGAGAGTTAGACCAATAA
- a CDS encoding response regulator transcription factor, with protein MKSKLILIVEDEEDILELLEYTLQKAGFETIGCLNINPVLNQILDEEKVDLILMDRNLPGIDGATFVNELKSKGYNNPVIYVTAKDKDEDILEGFDSHADDYITKPFNLKELVARVKAVLKRTSKEVEILKVRDIIYKANNKRFYIEDEPVELTHLEHDLLLEFIKNKDILLSREHLLNSVWEDSFDKKLKTVNVAIKRLKAKIDPDSTKEYIKSIRGEGYIFC; from the coding sequence ATGAAAAGTAAATTAATATTAATAGTTGAAGATGAAGAAGATATCTTAGAACTTTTAGAATATACTTTACAAAAAGCTGGTTTTGAGACTATTGGATGTTTAAATATAAATCCTGTTTTAAATCAAATATTAGATGAAGAAAAAGTAGATTTAATATTAATGGATAGAAATCTTCCAGGAATTGATGGTGCAACTTTTGTAAATGAATTAAAATCAAAAGGTTATAACAACCCAGTTATTTATGTAACAGCAAAAGATAAAGATGAAGATATTTTAGAAGGTTTTGACAGTCATGCAGATGATTATATTACTAAACCTTTTAACTTAAAAGAGTTAGTAGCAAGAGTAAAAGCTGTATTAAAAAGAACATCTAAAGAAGTTGAGATTTTAAAAGTAAGAGATATTATATATAAAGCTAATAACAAACGTTTTTATATAGAAGATGAGCCTGTTGAATTAACACACCTTGAACATGACTTACTTTTAGAGTTTATTAAAAACAAAGATATATTACTATCAAGAGAACATCTATTAAACTCTGTTTGGGAAGACTCTTTTGATAAAAAGTTAAAAACTGTAAATGTTGCTATTAAAAGATTAAAAGCAAAAATTGATCCAGACTCAACTAAAGAGTATATAAAATCAATTAGAGGTGAAGGATATATCTTTTGTTAA
- a CDS encoding HAD family hydrolase, which translates to MKENNILLFDLDGTLIDSTEAIITSFKHTFKQLDFDFKGKDEDIKDLIGYPLDIMYKDLGVDEEQVWDFVDAYKEKYKDISKEKTLLLDNVKETLKIASSFARLSIVTTKTAKYTKPLLEHLDILDYFEFITGREDVENPKPHPEPILKTLDLMNYDETKHKVWMIGDTKLDLICANSAGVNCVGVLCGYANEDSLKEYSGFIVQDSLDAVNLIKDITNPSL; encoded by the coding sequence TTGAAAGAAAACAATATTTTACTATTTGATTTAGATGGAACACTTATAGATTCAACTGAAGCTATAATTACATCATTCAAACACACTTTTAAACAACTAGATTTTGATTTTAAAGGTAAAGATGAAGATATAAAAGATTTAATAGGTTACCCTTTAGATATCATGTACAAAGATTTAGGTGTTGATGAAGAACAAGTTTGGGATTTTGTAGATGCATATAAAGAAAAATATAAAGATATCTCAAAAGAGAAAACACTACTACTTGATAATGTAAAAGAGACTCTTAAAATTGCTTCTTCTTTTGCAAGGTTATCAATTGTTACAACAAAAACAGCAAAATATACTAAACCATTATTAGAACATCTTGATATATTAGACTACTTTGAGTTTATTACAGGAAGAGAAGATGTTGAGAATCCAAAGCCACATCCAGAGCCAATTTTAAAAACATTAGATTTAATGAACTATGATGAAACAAAACATAAAGTATGGATGATTGGAGATACAAAACTTGATTTAATTTGTGCAAATAGTGCTGGGGTAAATTGTGTTGGAGTACTATGTGGATATGCCAACGAAGATAGTTTAAAAGAGTATTCTGGCTTTATTGTTCAAGATTCATTAGATGCTGTAAACCTAATAAAGGACATAACTAACCCATCGTTATAA
- the rpsI gene encoding 30S ribosomal protein S9, with amino-acid sequence MAKVYATGRRKTAVAKVWLESGNGQLTINGQSLDEWLGGLESIKKRVMQPLEVSKQETSVNLVVKSLGGGYSAQADAIRHGISRALVAYDEQFRAILKPYGLLTRDARSVERKKYGRKKARKSTQFSKR; translated from the coding sequence ATGGCAAAAGTTTACGCAACAGGAAGAAGAAAAACAGCTGTAGCAAAAGTATGGCTTGAAAGTGGTAATGGTCAACTTACAATTAATGGTCAATCTTTAGATGAGTGGTTAGGTGGTCTTGAGTCAATTAAAAAAAGAGTTATGCAACCACTAGAAGTATCTAAACAAGAAACTTCTGTAAACCTTGTAGTTAAATCTTTAGGTGGAGGATATTCTGCACAAGCTGATGCTATTAGACATGGTATTTCTAGAGCATTAGTTGCTTATGATGAGCAATTCAGAGCAATTCTTAAACCTTACGGATTATTAACAAGAGATGCAAGAAGCGTTGAAAGAAAAAAATACGGAAGAAAAAAAGCGAGAAAATCAACTCAGTTCTCAAAAAGATAA
- the nifJ gene encoding pyruvate:ferredoxin (flavodoxin) oxidoreductase: MTKQFATMDGNEAAAYVSYAFTEVAGVYPITPSSQMGDLTEKWATQGKTNLFGSTVKVVEMQSEAGAAGTFHGSLQAGALTTTFTASQGLLLKIPNMYKVAGQLLPGVIHVSARALATHALSIFGDHQDVMSTRATGFAMFATGSVQEVMDLAGVAHLSAIKGRVPFLHFFDGFRTSHEINKIEVMPYEEFDKLIDYDAVQKFRDTSLNPESPITRGTAQNDDIYFQGREAANKYYNALPDIVNDYMKKISEVTGRNYAPFTYYGDENATDIIVAMGSVTETIRETIDYLRKKENRKIGLLSVHLYRPFSAKYFMDALPLTTQRICVIDRTKEPGSLGEPLFLDVKALFYGQKQQPKIIGGRYGLSSKDVPPNQIIALYDNLASNSPKDNFTVGIIDDVTNTSIDVKENITVVEDVNECLFYGLGADGTVGANKNSVKIIGNKTDLYAQAYFAYDSKKSGGYTRSHLRFSKNPIRSTYLVSNPSFVACSKEVYLEQYEVVDKLKENGTFLLNSIHSKDEIESKLPNRIKKLLADKNINFYIINATKLARDIGLGNRTNTIMQAAFFKLANIIPYENAKDYMKEYALKAYGNKGEEIVKMNYHAIDSGADGIEKIEIKKEWSNLENEPLTLDSKYKGSFFVEDFAKVVNAAKGDEIPVSTIIDLGMECGTFENGSTKYEKRGIATMVPKWNMDTCIQCNQCAFECPHAVIRPFLMNEEEYNNAPVGVKEHALDAKGKEFKDKNLKYKIQVSILDCTGCNICVDICPTKEKSLQMVPFEVEKDNQEQENADYLFNDVTYKDYLVEPTNVKNSQFAQPLFEYHSACPGCGETPYITLATQLFGDRMMIANATGCSSIYSASAPSTPYTKNAKGEGPAWANSLFEDNAEFGYGMYVATETIRNRIANIMHNTLSNVNNPLKVLYKEWLENRNNGAKTQEIRDKLVPQLEQNQELDGVQELLKLKKYIVKKSQWMIGGDGWAYDIGYGGLDHVLSTGKDVNILVVDTEVYSNTGGQSSKAARAGSIADFTNDGKPNAKKDLGYISMTYGNIYIAQINSKANQKQAIQAMKEAEEYDGPSLIICYSPCIAHGIQGGLMNSVDQGQLATDCGYWPIYTYDPRKIKQGENPIKIYGKKPNWDKYEEFLLRETRYKSLKKLNPEHADFLLQKNKEDSQYRYRQLQRYSMMDYSDEVETSTEKEEVEA; this comes from the coding sequence ATGACAAAACAGTTTGCTACTATGGATGGGAATGAAGCTGCTGCATATGTGTCTTATGCTTTCACAGAAGTTGCAGGAGTTTATCCTATTACACCCTCTTCTCAAATGGGTGACTTAACTGAAAAGTGGGCAACTCAAGGAAAGACGAACCTTTTTGGTTCAACTGTTAAAGTAGTTGAAATGCAAAGTGAAGCAGGTGCTGCTGGTACTTTTCATGGTTCACTTCAAGCAGGTGCACTAACAACTACATTCACAGCCTCTCAAGGACTACTATTAAAAATACCAAATATGTATAAAGTTGCTGGGCAATTATTACCTGGTGTTATTCATGTTAGTGCAAGAGCTCTTGCCACACATGCATTATCTATCTTTGGTGACCACCAAGACGTAATGAGTACAAGAGCAACTGGTTTTGCAATGTTTGCAACTGGTTCTGTACAAGAAGTTATGGATTTAGCAGGAGTAGCTCATTTGAGTGCAATAAAAGGAAGAGTTCCTTTTTTACACTTTTTTGATGGATTTAGAACTTCACATGAAATAAATAAAATTGAAGTAATGCCTTATGAAGAGTTTGACAAACTAATTGATTATGATGCAGTTCAGAAATTTAGAGATACATCTTTAAATCCTGAATCTCCAATTACAAGAGGAACTGCTCAAAATGATGATATATATTTTCAAGGAAGAGAAGCAGCAAATAAATATTATAATGCACTTCCTGATATAGTTAATGACTATATGAAAAAAATTTCTGAAGTTACTGGTAGAAATTATGCTCCTTTTACATATTATGGTGATGAAAATGCAACAGATATTATTGTTGCTATGGGTTCTGTAACAGAAACAATAAGAGAAACAATTGACTATTTAAGAAAAAAAGAGAATAGAAAAATTGGACTTTTAAGTGTTCATTTATATAGACCATTTAGTGCAAAATATTTTATGGATGCATTACCATTAACAACACAAAGAATCTGTGTAATTGATAGAACAAAAGAGCCAGGAAGTTTAGGAGAACCTCTATTTTTAGATGTTAAAGCTCTATTTTATGGACAAAAACAACAACCTAAAATAATTGGAGGAAGATATGGACTATCTTCAAAAGACGTTCCTCCTAATCAAATAATTGCACTTTATGATAATTTAGCAAGTAATTCACCTAAAGACAACTTCACTGTTGGAATTATTGATGATGTAACAAATACTTCAATTGATGTAAAAGAAAATATCACAGTTGTAGAAGATGTAAATGAGTGTTTATTCTATGGACTTGGAGCAGATGGTACAGTAGGAGCAAATAAAAACTCAGTTAAAATTATTGGTAATAAAACAGATTTATATGCTCAAGCATATTTTGCATATGATTCTAAAAAAAGTGGTGGTTATACAAGATCACATTTAAGATTTAGTAAAAATCCAATTAGATCTACATATTTAGTTTCAAATCCAAGTTTTGTAGCATGTTCAAAAGAGGTTTACTTAGAACAATATGAGGTTGTAGATAAACTTAAAGAGAATGGAACATTTCTATTAAACTCTATTCACTCAAAAGATGAAATAGAAAGTAAACTTCCAAATAGAATAAAAAAATTACTTGCAGATAAAAATATTAATTTCTACATTATCAATGCAACAAAATTAGCAAGAGATATTGGATTAGGAAATAGAACAAATACAATTATGCAAGCAGCATTTTTTAAATTAGCAAATATTATTCCTTATGAAAATGCAAAAGATTATATGAAAGAGTATGCATTAAAAGCTTATGGAAATAAAGGTGAAGAGATAGTAAAGATGAACTATCATGCTATTGATTCAGGAGCTGATGGAATAGAAAAAATAGAGATAAAAAAAGAGTGGTCTAACTTAGAAAATGAACCATTAACTTTAGATTCTAAATATAAAGGTTCTTTCTTTGTAGAAGACTTTGCAAAAGTTGTAAATGCAGCAAAAGGTGATGAAATTCCAGTATCTACAATTATAGATTTAGGAATGGAATGTGGTACTTTTGAAAATGGCTCTACTAAATATGAAAAAAGAGGTATTGCAACAATGGTTCCAAAATGGAATATGGATACATGTATTCAATGTAACCAATGTGCATTTGAATGTCCACATGCAGTAATTAGACCTTTTTTAATGAATGAAGAAGAGTATAATAATGCTCCTGTTGGAGTAAAAGAGCATGCTTTAGATGCAAAAGGTAAAGAGTTTAAAGATAAAAATTTAAAATATAAAATTCAAGTATCAATTTTAGACTGTACTGGTTGTAATATTTGTGTAGATATTTGTCCAACAAAAGAAAAATCACTTCAAATGGTACCTTTTGAAGTTGAAAAAGATAATCAAGAACAAGAGAATGCAGATTATTTATTTAATGATGTAACATATAAAGATTACTTAGTAGAACCAACAAATGTAAAAAATTCTCAATTTGCACAACCTTTATTTGAATACCATTCAGCATGTCCAGGGTGTGGGGAAACTCCTTATATTACCCTAGCTACGCAATTATTTGGTGATAGAATGATGATTGCAAATGCTACTGGTTGCTCTTCTATTTATTCTGCATCTGCACCTTCAACACCTTATACAAAAAATGCAAAAGGGGAAGGTCCTGCTTGGGCAAACTCTTTATTTGAAGATAATGCAGAATTTGGATATGGAATGTATGTTGCAACAGAAACAATTAGAAATAGAATTGCAAATATTATGCACAATACATTATCAAATGTTAATAATCCACTAAAAGTATTATATAAAGAGTGGTTAGAAAATAGAAATAATGGAGCAAAAACTCAAGAAATAAGAGATAAACTTGTACCACAATTAGAACAAAATCAAGAGTTAGATGGTGTTCAAGAGTTACTAAAATTAAAAAAATATATTGTTAAAAAATCTCAATGGATGATTGGTGGAGATGGTTGGGCATATGATATAGGATATGGTGGTCTTGACCACGTACTATCAACAGGGAAAGATGTAAATATTTTGGTAGTTGATACAGAAGTTTACTCTAATACAGGAGGTCAATCTTCTAAAGCTGCGCGTGCTGGTTCAATTGCAGATTTTACAAATGATGGTAAACCTAATGCTAAAAAAGATTTGGGATATATTTCTATGACATATGGAAATATTTATATTGCACAGATTAACTCAAAAGCAAATCAAAAACAAGCTATTCAAGCAATGAAAGAAGCTGAAGAGTATGATGGTCCATCTTTAATAATTTGTTATTCACCTTGTATTGCTCATGGTATTCAAGGTGGTTTAATGAATTCAGTTGACCAAGGGCAACTTGCAACGGATTGTGGTTATTGGCCAATTTATACATATGACCCAAGAAAAATTAAACAAGGTGAAAATCCAATTAAAATATATGGTAAAAAACCAAATTGGGATAAATACGAGGAGTTCTTGTTAAGAGAGACAAGATATAAATCATTAAAAAAACTAAATCCAGAACATGCAGACTTCTTATTACAAAAAAATAAAGAAGACTCACAATATAGATATAGACAACTTCAAAGATATTCAATGATGGATTATTCTGATGAAGTGGAAACATCTACAGAAAAAGAAGAAGTAGAAGCATAA
- a CDS encoding phosphate-starvation-inducible PsiE family protein — MKKAIRKIKNYFENNYEFLAALVIFIIILVANLDFQKTIVLMLEFIVIIEVMKMISDFIKKEKLRLRFVIDIFIIFLIRDVVIYTSKAQKDYFTILFLLVVIMVFFIFRILAIKYSPGKKEFIEDLKEEKDEK; from the coding sequence ATGAAAAAAGCTATAAGAAAAATTAAAAACTATTTTGAAAACAATTATGAGTTTCTAGCAGCATTAGTTATCTTTATAATTATTTTGGTTGCAAATTTAGATTTTCAAAAAACAATTGTTTTAATGTTAGAATTTATTGTAATAATTGAAGTTATGAAGATGATTTCTGATTTTATAAAAAAAGAGAAATTAAGACTTAGATTTGTTATAGATATTTTTATTATCTTTTTAATTAGAGATGTTGTAATTTATACATCAAAAGCACAAAAAGATTATTTTACTATTCTGTTTTTATTAGTTGTAATTATGGTTTTCTTTATATTTAGAATACTTGCTATAAAATACTCACCAGGTAAAAAAGAGTTTATAGAAGATTTAAAAGAGGAAAAAGATGAAAAGTAA
- a CDS encoding HAMP domain-containing sensor histidine kinase, whose product MLKIHQLFLRIYGIIFVLIFLSISFTTYFWSKNIYMDQIEKNLSQNIDSISLVLHNITDIQKVVKEFKKRTNLRITIINEDGVVIVESDRDKSKMENHKNRYEIIHAKYDGVGKIIRYSKTLDKELLYVAKKVKLQNAIYYIRLADYTDKIQKNFIKLSLHVIAIITIFLILAFIVTYFVSIKIKNETDSILKYLIDLSDKKINYEISSTYTQEFDKIAKLLNKVAQKLSKKERQKAKQTAKLKLANRQKDEIISAISHEFKNPIAIISGYSETLLADPDLPDSMKEKFLNKIQSNGNKMTQIIDKLRLSLKLEEGKQQTTFTKCSMINICKRVISDLKDKYKDHEVSIEGEDVILDVDETLMEMVITNLIENALKYSENDVKVKITSTHISIIDKGIGIEENELSKINKKFYRVSKNGWNNSLGLGLFIVHSILSLHNFKLEVKSKIHEGSEFIIKY is encoded by the coding sequence TTGTTAAAAATACATCAACTTTTTCTTAGAATATATGGAATTATATTTGTTTTAATTTTTTTAAGTATTAGTTTTACTACATATTTTTGGTCTAAAAATATATACATGGACCAAATTGAGAAGAATTTATCTCAAAATATAGATTCAATATCTTTAGTCTTACACAATATTACTGATATTCAAAAAGTTGTAAAAGAGTTCAAAAAAAGAACTAACTTAAGAATCACAATAATAAATGAAGATGGTGTAGTAATTGTAGAGAGTGATAGAGATAAATCAAAAATGGAAAACCACAAAAATAGATATGAAATTATTCATGCTAAATATGATGGTGTAGGTAAGATTATAAGATACTCAAAAACATTAGACAAAGAGCTATTATATGTAGCAAAAAAAGTAAAACTACAAAATGCTATTTATTACATTAGACTTGCAGACTACACAGATAAGATACAAAAGAACTTTATTAAGTTATCACTACATGTAATTGCCATCATTACAATATTTTTAATTCTTGCATTTATCGTAACATATTTTGTTAGTATAAAAATAAAAAATGAGACTGATTCAATATTAAAATATCTTATTGATTTAAGTGATAAAAAAATCAACTATGAAATTAGTTCTACATATACGCAAGAGTTTGATAAAATTGCAAAACTTTTAAATAAAGTTGCTCAAAAACTTTCAAAAAAAGAGAGACAAAAAGCCAAACAAACAGCTAAATTAAAGCTTGCAAATAGACAAAAAGATGAGATTATTTCTGCAATATCTCATGAATTTAAAAATCCTATTGCAATTATTTCTGGATATAGTGAAACACTATTAGCAGATCCTGATTTACCTGATTCGATGAAAGAGAAATTTTTAAATAAAATTCAATCAAATGGTAATAAAATGACTCAAATAATTGATAAATTAAGATTATCATTAAAATTAGAAGAAGGTAAACAACAAACTACTTTTACTAAATGCTCAATGATAAATATCTGCAAAAGAGTAATATCAGATTTAAAAGATAAATATAAAGACCATGAAGTTTCAATTGAAGGTGAAGATGTAATTTTAGATGTTGATGAGACACTAATGGAGATGGTTATTACAAACTTAATTGAAAACGCTTTAAAATATTCAGAAAATGATGTAAAAGTAAAAATTACAAGTACTCATATTAGTATAATTGATAAAGGTATTGGTATTGAAGAAAATGAGTTAAGTAAAATAAATAAAAAGTTTTATCGTGTATCAAAAAATGGATGGAATAACTCTCTTGGATTAGGTCTTTTTATTGTCCATTCTATACTTTCATTACATAATTTTAAACTAGAAGTGAAAAGTAAAATACATGAAGGATCAGAATTTATAATAAAATATTAA
- the rplM gene encoding 50S ribosomal protein L13, whose protein sequence is MKFTQMAKANEIERDWVVVDATDKVFGRIITEVATILRGKHKPSYTPHVDCGDYVVIINASKAKFSGTKLETKNYYTHSGYFGSTKTHRMSEMFEKNPEKLFKLAARGMLPKTKLGKEMLKKLKVYAGSEHPHTAQIKG, encoded by the coding sequence ATGAAATTTACTCAAATGGCAAAAGCTAACGAAATCGAGAGAGATTGGGTAGTAGTAGATGCAACTGATAAAGTATTTGGTAGAATTATTACTGAAGTTGCTACTATCTTAAGAGGTAAACATAAACCTTCTTATACTCCTCACGTAGATTGTGGAGATTATGTTGTAATTATTAATGCTTCTAAAGCAAAATTTTCTGGAACAAAACTAGAAACTAAAAATTATTATACTCACTCAGGATATTTTGGTAGTACAAAAACTCACAGAATGTCTGAAATGTTTGAAAAAAACCCTGAGAAGTTATTTAAATTAGCTGCTAGAGGTATGCTACCAAAAACTAAACTTGGTAAAGAAATGTTAAAAAAATTAAAAGTATATGCAGGTTCTGAGCACCCTCACACTGCGCAAATTAAAGGATAA
- a CDS encoding peptide-binding protein: MKKTILLFFLITNFLIASTLNLSISSSPSRINPILANDTASTEISQWIFNGLLKYDKDGNIVPDIAKSFKFTDKTTLIIKLKKNVLWQDKKEVTAKDVLFTYNTIINPKIYISFKSNYDKVKSVKALDKYTIEIKYKEPYFKALEIWLVGLLPYHILKDEKNLMTSKFNKHPIGTGPYILENFKNSSDITLKANNSYFEGRPKIDKIQYKFYPDTTTSFLMLKQNQLDVSSLTALQIDRQIDKKFLDNYKIIESQSFSYDYVGLNLKNEKFKDIKVRKALSLAINRQQLVDILFFGHGKVCNGPFLPGSFVYNDKIKSPKQNIKKAKELLKQAGYDKNNPLEFELTTNTGNEIRINAAQIIQHQLKKAGVNVKIRVLEWQAFLNTVVLPKKFEAVLLGWSTTLAPDAYPLWHSNSQRMGGFNLVHYSNKKVDNLIEEGARTINREKFAQIYKEIFAQIANDTPYLFLYIPNSITVVNKKIKHIKPTFLGIMHNQIEWEK, encoded by the coding sequence ATGAAAAAAACAATCTTACTCTTTTTTTTAATTACTAACTTTTTAATTGCAAGTACACTAAATTTATCTATTAGTTCAAGTCCTAGTAGAATAAATCCCATTTTAGCAAATGATACTGCAAGTACAGAGATATCACAATGGATATTCAATGGTTTACTAAAATATGATAAAGATGGGAATATTGTTCCAGATATTGCAAAATCATTTAAATTTACAGATAAAACAACTTTAATTATTAAACTTAAAAAAAATGTATTATGGCAAGATAAAAAAGAGGTTACTGCAAAAGATGTACTTTTTACATATAATACAATAATCAATCCAAAAATATATATATCATTTAAATCAAATTACGACAAAGTAAAAAGTGTAAAAGCCTTAGATAAATACACAATTGAAATAAAATATAAAGAGCCTTATTTTAAAGCTTTAGAGATTTGGTTAGTTGGATTACTTCCTTATCATATTTTAAAAGATGAAAAAAATCTAATGACAAGTAAATTCAACAAACATCCAATTGGAACAGGTCCATATATTTTAGAAAATTTCAAAAACTCTTCAGATATTACATTAAAAGCTAATAATAGCTATTTTGAAGGTAGACCAAAAATTGATAAAATTCAATATAAATTTTACCCAGACACAACTACATCTTTTTTAATGCTAAAACAAAATCAACTTGATGTCTCTTCTTTAACTGCACTTCAAATAGATAGACAAATAGATAAAAAATTTTTAGATAATTATAAAATAATAGAGTCCCAATCTTTTTCTTATGATTATGTAGGATTAAATTTAAAAAATGAAAAATTTAAAGATATAAAAGTAAGAAAAGCTTTATCTTTAGCAATAAATAGACAGCAATTAGTTGATATTTTATTTTTTGGACATGGTAAAGTTTGTAATGGACCATTTCTACCTGGAAGTTTTGTTTATAATGACAAAATTAAATCACCAAAACAAAATATAAAAAAAGCAAAAGAGTTATTAAAACAAGCTGGTTATGACAAAAATAACCCTTTAGAGTTTGAACTTACAACAAACACAGGTAATGAAATAAGAATTAATGCAGCCCAAATAATTCAACATCAACTTAAAAAAGCTGGGGTAAATGTAAAAATAAGAGTTTTAGAGTGGCAAGCATTTTTAAATACGGTTGTACTTCCTAAAAAATTTGAAGCTGTTTTATTAGGTTGGTCAACTACTTTAGCTCCAGATGCTTATCCTTTATGGCATAGCAATTCACAAAGAATGGGTGGATTTAATTTAGTTCATTATAGTAATAAAAAAGTTGATAATTTAATAGAAGAAGGTGCAAGAACTATAAATAGAGAAAAGTTTGCACAAATTTATAAAGAAATATTTGCACAAATAGCAAATGATACTCCATATCTATTTTTATATATACCAAATTCAATAACCGTAGTAAATAAAAAAATTAAGCACATAAAACCTACATTTTTAGGTATAATGCATAACCAAATAGAATGGGAAAAATAA